One window of the Canis aureus isolate CA01 chromosome 1, VMU_Caureus_v.1.0, whole genome shotgun sequence genome contains the following:
- the DMPK gene encoding myotonin-protein kinase isoform X5 — MSAEVRLRRLQQLVLDPGFLGLEPLLDLLLGVHQELGASDLAQDKYVADFLQWVEPIAARLKEARLQRDDFEILKVIGRGAFSEVAVVKMKQTGQVYAMKIMNKWDMLKRGEVSCFREERDVLVNGDRRWITELHFAFQDENYLYLVMEYYVGGDLLTLLSKFGERIPAEMARFYLAEIVMAIDSVHRLGYVHRDIKPDNILLDRCGHIRLADFGSCLKLRADGTVRSLVAVGTPDYLSPEILQAVGGGPGMGSYGPECDWWALGVFAYEMFYGQTPFYADSTAETYGKIVHYKEHLSLPLVDAGVPEEARDLIQQLLCPPETRLGRDGAGDFQNHPFFFGLDWDGLRDSVPPFTPDFEGATDTCNFDVVEDGLTAMETLSDMREGMPLGVHLPFVGYSYSCMALRDEEVLGPTAMELEAEPLPEPPVQAPSPEPPMSPPEETAEAAVLEALPEAFPAVAAAAAAVEAQVTQVTQVTLRELQEALEEEVLTRQSLSQELEAIRTANQNFASQLREAEARNQDLEARVQQLQERMELLQAGADAAVTGVPSPRATDAPSHLDGPQAVARGQCPLVGPGPMHRRHLLLPARVPKPDLSEARSLLQFAVALAAAAALGCTGLVARADHLAPVWRQPGAAFAP, encoded by the exons ATGTCAGCCGAGGTGCGGCTGAGGCGGCTCCAGCAGCTGGTGCTGGACCCTGGCTTCCTGGGGCTGGAGCCCCTGCTCGACCTTCTCCTGGGCGTCCACCAGGAGCTGGGTGCCTCCGACCTGGCCCAGGACAAGTATGTGGCCGACTTCTTGCAGTGGG tggAGCCCATCGCGGCGAGGCTTAAGGAGGCCCGACTGCAGAGGGATGACTTCGAGATTCTGAAGGTGATCGGACGCGGGGCGTTCAGCGAG GTAGCGGTGGTGAAGATGAAGCAGACGGGCCAGGTGTATGCGATGAAGATCATGAATAAATGGGACATGCTGAAGAGAGGCGAG GTGTCGTGCTTCCGCGAAGAGAGGGACGTGTTGGTGAACGGGGACCGGCGCTGGATCACGGAGCTGCACTTCGCCTTCCAGGACGAGAACTACTTG TACCTGGTCATGGAGTACTACGTGGGCGGGGACCTGCTAACGCTGCTGAGCAAGTTTGGGGAGCGGATCCCGGCCGAAATGGCGCGCTTCTATCTGGCCGAGATTGTCATGGCCATAGACTCAGTGCACCGGCTGGGCTATGTACACAG GGACATCAAACCCGACAACATCCTACTAGACCGGTGTGGCCACATCCGTTTGGCCGACTTCGGCTCCTGCCTCAAGTTGCGGGCAGACGGAACG GTGCGGTCGCTGGTGGCTGTGGGCACTCCGGACTACTTGTCCCCCGAGATCCTGCAGGCCGTAGGCGGTGGGCCTGGGATGGGCAGCTATGGGCCGGAGTGTGACTGGTGGGCGCTGGGAGTGTTCGCCTATGAGATGTTCTACGGGCAGACGCCCTTCTACGCCGACTCCACGGCTGAGACCTACGGCAAGATCGTGCACTATAAG GAGCACCTGTCTCTGCCGCTGGTCGATGCGGGGGTCCCTGAGGAGGCTCGAGACCTCATCCAGCAACTGCTGTGTCCCCCTGAGACGCGGCTGGGCCGGGACGGAGCAGGTGATTTCCAGAATCATCCTTTTTTCTTTGGCCTTGACTGGGACGGTCTCCGAGACAGCGTGCCCCCTTTTACGCCGGATTTTGAGGGTGCCACTGACACGTGCAACTTCGATGTGGTGGAAGATGGGCTCACTGCCATG GAGACGCTGTCTGACATGCGGGAAGGCATGCCACTGGGAGTCCACCTGCCATTTGTGGGCTACTCCTACTCCTGCATGGCCCTCAG GGACGAGGAGGTCCTAGGCCCCACGGCCATGGAACTGGAGGCCGAGCCATTGCCTGAGCCACCTGTGCAAGCGCCCAGTCCGGAGCCCCCAATGTCCCCACCAGAGGAAACG GCTGAAGCTGCGGTTCTGGAGGCCCTTCCGGAGGCCTTtccggcggtggcggcggcggcggccgcggtgGAAGCCCAGGTGACCCAGGTGACCCAGGTGACGCTGCGGGAGCTCCAGgaggccctggaggaggaggtgCTCACACGGCAGAGCCTGAGCCAGGAGCTGGAGGCCATCCGCACAGCTAACCAAAACTTTGCCAG TCAGCTCCGGGAGGCCGAGGCCCGGAACCAGGACCTGGAGGCGCGCGTCCAGCAGCTGCAGGAGCGGATGGAGCTGCTGCAGGCGGGGGCAGATGCAG cTGTCACGGGGGTCCCCAGTCCCCGGGCCACGGATGCACCTTCCCAT CTAGATGGCCCCCAGGCCGTGGCTCGGGGCCAATGCCCGCTGGTGGGGCCAGGCCCCATGCACCGCCGccacctgctgctccctgccAGG GTCCCTAAGCCTGACCTATCGGAGGCGCGTTCCCTGCTCCAGTTCGCCGTTGCTCTGGCTGCTGCCGCCGCCTTGGGCTGCACTGGGTTGGTGGCCCGCGCCGACCATCTCGCCCCGGTCTGGCGCCAGCCGGGAGCCGCCTTCGCCCCCTGA
- the DMPK gene encoding myotonin-protein kinase isoform X1, whose protein sequence is MSAEVRLRRLQQLVLDPGFLGLEPLLDLLLGVHQELGASDLAQDKYVADFLQWVEPIAARLKEARLQRDDFEILKVIGRGAFSEVAVVKMKQTGQVYAMKIMNKWDMLKRGEVSCFREERDVLVNGDRRWITELHFAFQDENYLYLVMEYYVGGDLLTLLSKFGERIPAEMARFYLAEIVMAIDSVHRLGYVHRDIKPDNILLDRCGHIRLADFGSCLKLRADGTVRSLVAVGTPDYLSPEILQAVGGGPGMGSYGPECDWWALGVFAYEMFYGQTPFYADSTAETYGKIVHYKEHLSLPLVDAGVPEEARDLIQQLLCPPETRLGRDGAGDFQNHPFFFGLDWDGLRDSVPPFTPDFEGATDTCNFDVVEDGLTAMVSGGGETLSDMREGMPLGVHLPFVGYSYSCMALRDEEVLGPTAMELEAEPLPEPPVQAPSPEPPMSPPEETAEAAVLEALPEAFPAVAAAAAAVEAQVTQVTQVTLRELQEALEEEVLTRQSLSQELEAIRTANQNFASQLREAEARNQDLEARVQQLQERMELLQAGADAAVTGVPSPRATDAPSHMAPRPWLGANARWWGQAPCTAATCCSLPGSLSLTYRRRVPCSSSPLLWLLPPPWAALGWWPAPTISPRSGASREPPSPPEP, encoded by the exons ATGTCAGCCGAGGTGCGGCTGAGGCGGCTCCAGCAGCTGGTGCTGGACCCTGGCTTCCTGGGGCTGGAGCCCCTGCTCGACCTTCTCCTGGGCGTCCACCAGGAGCTGGGTGCCTCCGACCTGGCCCAGGACAAGTATGTGGCCGACTTCTTGCAGTGGG tggAGCCCATCGCGGCGAGGCTTAAGGAGGCCCGACTGCAGAGGGATGACTTCGAGATTCTGAAGGTGATCGGACGCGGGGCGTTCAGCGAG GTAGCGGTGGTGAAGATGAAGCAGACGGGCCAGGTGTATGCGATGAAGATCATGAATAAATGGGACATGCTGAAGAGAGGCGAG GTGTCGTGCTTCCGCGAAGAGAGGGACGTGTTGGTGAACGGGGACCGGCGCTGGATCACGGAGCTGCACTTCGCCTTCCAGGACGAGAACTACTTG TACCTGGTCATGGAGTACTACGTGGGCGGGGACCTGCTAACGCTGCTGAGCAAGTTTGGGGAGCGGATCCCGGCCGAAATGGCGCGCTTCTATCTGGCCGAGATTGTCATGGCCATAGACTCAGTGCACCGGCTGGGCTATGTACACAG GGACATCAAACCCGACAACATCCTACTAGACCGGTGTGGCCACATCCGTTTGGCCGACTTCGGCTCCTGCCTCAAGTTGCGGGCAGACGGAACG GTGCGGTCGCTGGTGGCTGTGGGCACTCCGGACTACTTGTCCCCCGAGATCCTGCAGGCCGTAGGCGGTGGGCCTGGGATGGGCAGCTATGGGCCGGAGTGTGACTGGTGGGCGCTGGGAGTGTTCGCCTATGAGATGTTCTACGGGCAGACGCCCTTCTACGCCGACTCCACGGCTGAGACCTACGGCAAGATCGTGCACTATAAG GAGCACCTGTCTCTGCCGCTGGTCGATGCGGGGGTCCCTGAGGAGGCTCGAGACCTCATCCAGCAACTGCTGTGTCCCCCTGAGACGCGGCTGGGCCGGGACGGAGCAGGTGATTTCCAGAATCATCCTTTTTTCTTTGGCCTTGACTGGGACGGTCTCCGAGACAGCGTGCCCCCTTTTACGCCGGATTTTGAGGGTGCCACTGACACGTGCAACTTCGATGTGGTGGAAGATGGGCTCACTGCCATGGTGAGCGGGGGCGGG GAGACGCTGTCTGACATGCGGGAAGGCATGCCACTGGGAGTCCACCTGCCATTTGTGGGCTACTCCTACTCCTGCATGGCCCTCAG GGACGAGGAGGTCCTAGGCCCCACGGCCATGGAACTGGAGGCCGAGCCATTGCCTGAGCCACCTGTGCAAGCGCCCAGTCCGGAGCCCCCAATGTCCCCACCAGAGGAAACG GCTGAAGCTGCGGTTCTGGAGGCCCTTCCGGAGGCCTTtccggcggtggcggcggcggcggccgcggtgGAAGCCCAGGTGACCCAGGTGACCCAGGTGACGCTGCGGGAGCTCCAGgaggccctggaggaggaggtgCTCACACGGCAGAGCCTGAGCCAGGAGCTGGAGGCCATCCGCACAGCTAACCAAAACTTTGCCAG TCAGCTCCGGGAGGCCGAGGCCCGGAACCAGGACCTGGAGGCGCGCGTCCAGCAGCTGCAGGAGCGGATGGAGCTGCTGCAGGCGGGGGCAGATGCAG cTGTCACGGGGGTCCCCAGTCCCCGGGCCACGGATGCACCTTCCCAT ATGGCCCCCAGGCCGTGGCTCGGGGCCAATGCCCGCTGGTGGGGCCAGGCCCCATGCACCGCCGccacctgctgctccctgccAGG GTCCCTAAGCCTGACCTATCGGAGGCGCGTTCCCTGCTCCAGTTCGCCGTTGCTCTGGCTGCTGCCGCCGCCTTGGGCTGCACTGGGTTGGTGGCCCGCGCCGACCATCTCGCCCCGGTCTGGCGCCAGCCGGGAGCCGCCTTCGCCCCCTGAACCCTAG
- the DMPK gene encoding myotonin-protein kinase isoform X2, with translation MSAEVRLRRLQQLVLDPGFLGLEPLLDLLLGVHQELGASDLAQDKYVADFLQWVEPIAARLKEARLQRDDFEILKVIGRGAFSEVAVVKMKQTGQVYAMKIMNKWDMLKRGEVSCFREERDVLVNGDRRWITELHFAFQDENYLYLVMEYYVGGDLLTLLSKFGERIPAEMARFYLAEIVMAIDSVHRLGYVHRDIKPDNILLDRCGHIRLADFGSCLKLRADGTVRSLVAVGTPDYLSPEILQAVGGGPGMGSYGPECDWWALGVFAYEMFYGQTPFYADSTAETYGKIVHYKEHLSLPLVDAGVPEEARDLIQQLLCPPETRLGRDGAGDFQNHPFFFGLDWDGLRDSVPPFTPDFEGATDTCNFDVVEDGLTAMVSGGGETLSDMREGMPLGVHLPFVGYSYSCMALRDEEVLGPTAMELEAEPLPEPPVQAPSPEPPMSPPEETAEAAVLEALPEAFPAVAAAAAAVEAQVTQVTQVTLRELQEALEEEVLTRQSLSQELEAIRTANQNFASQLREAEARNQDLEARVQQLQERMELLQAGADAAVTGVPSPRATDAPSHLDGPQAVARGQCPLVGPGPMHRRHLLLPARVPKPDLSEARSLLQFAVALAAAAALGCTGLVARADHLAPVWRQPGAAFAP, from the exons ATGTCAGCCGAGGTGCGGCTGAGGCGGCTCCAGCAGCTGGTGCTGGACCCTGGCTTCCTGGGGCTGGAGCCCCTGCTCGACCTTCTCCTGGGCGTCCACCAGGAGCTGGGTGCCTCCGACCTGGCCCAGGACAAGTATGTGGCCGACTTCTTGCAGTGGG tggAGCCCATCGCGGCGAGGCTTAAGGAGGCCCGACTGCAGAGGGATGACTTCGAGATTCTGAAGGTGATCGGACGCGGGGCGTTCAGCGAG GTAGCGGTGGTGAAGATGAAGCAGACGGGCCAGGTGTATGCGATGAAGATCATGAATAAATGGGACATGCTGAAGAGAGGCGAG GTGTCGTGCTTCCGCGAAGAGAGGGACGTGTTGGTGAACGGGGACCGGCGCTGGATCACGGAGCTGCACTTCGCCTTCCAGGACGAGAACTACTTG TACCTGGTCATGGAGTACTACGTGGGCGGGGACCTGCTAACGCTGCTGAGCAAGTTTGGGGAGCGGATCCCGGCCGAAATGGCGCGCTTCTATCTGGCCGAGATTGTCATGGCCATAGACTCAGTGCACCGGCTGGGCTATGTACACAG GGACATCAAACCCGACAACATCCTACTAGACCGGTGTGGCCACATCCGTTTGGCCGACTTCGGCTCCTGCCTCAAGTTGCGGGCAGACGGAACG GTGCGGTCGCTGGTGGCTGTGGGCACTCCGGACTACTTGTCCCCCGAGATCCTGCAGGCCGTAGGCGGTGGGCCTGGGATGGGCAGCTATGGGCCGGAGTGTGACTGGTGGGCGCTGGGAGTGTTCGCCTATGAGATGTTCTACGGGCAGACGCCCTTCTACGCCGACTCCACGGCTGAGACCTACGGCAAGATCGTGCACTATAAG GAGCACCTGTCTCTGCCGCTGGTCGATGCGGGGGTCCCTGAGGAGGCTCGAGACCTCATCCAGCAACTGCTGTGTCCCCCTGAGACGCGGCTGGGCCGGGACGGAGCAGGTGATTTCCAGAATCATCCTTTTTTCTTTGGCCTTGACTGGGACGGTCTCCGAGACAGCGTGCCCCCTTTTACGCCGGATTTTGAGGGTGCCACTGACACGTGCAACTTCGATGTGGTGGAAGATGGGCTCACTGCCATGGTGAGCGGGGGCGGG GAGACGCTGTCTGACATGCGGGAAGGCATGCCACTGGGAGTCCACCTGCCATTTGTGGGCTACTCCTACTCCTGCATGGCCCTCAG GGACGAGGAGGTCCTAGGCCCCACGGCCATGGAACTGGAGGCCGAGCCATTGCCTGAGCCACCTGTGCAAGCGCCCAGTCCGGAGCCCCCAATGTCCCCACCAGAGGAAACG GCTGAAGCTGCGGTTCTGGAGGCCCTTCCGGAGGCCTTtccggcggtggcggcggcggcggccgcggtgGAAGCCCAGGTGACCCAGGTGACCCAGGTGACGCTGCGGGAGCTCCAGgaggccctggaggaggaggtgCTCACACGGCAGAGCCTGAGCCAGGAGCTGGAGGCCATCCGCACAGCTAACCAAAACTTTGCCAG TCAGCTCCGGGAGGCCGAGGCCCGGAACCAGGACCTGGAGGCGCGCGTCCAGCAGCTGCAGGAGCGGATGGAGCTGCTGCAGGCGGGGGCAGATGCAG cTGTCACGGGGGTCCCCAGTCCCCGGGCCACGGATGCACCTTCCCAT CTAGATGGCCCCCAGGCCGTGGCTCGGGGCCAATGCCCGCTGGTGGGGCCAGGCCCCATGCACCGCCGccacctgctgctccctgccAGG GTCCCTAAGCCTGACCTATCGGAGGCGCGTTCCCTGCTCCAGTTCGCCGTTGCTCTGGCTGCTGCCGCCGCCTTGGGCTGCACTGGGTTGGTGGCCCGCGCCGACCATCTCGCCCCGGTCTGGCGCCAGCCGGGAGCCGCCTTCGCCCCCTGA
- the DMPK gene encoding myotonin-protein kinase isoform X3, whose amino-acid sequence MSAEVRLRRLQQLVLDPGFLGLEPLLDLLLGVHQELGASDLAQDKYVADFLQWVEPIAARLKEARLQRDDFEILKVIGRGAFSEVAVVKMKQTGQVYAMKIMNKWDMLKRGEVSCFREERDVLVNGDRRWITELHFAFQDENYLYLVMEYYVGGDLLTLLSKFGERIPAEMARFYLAEIVMAIDSVHRLGYVHRDIKPDNILLDRCGHIRLADFGSCLKLRADGTVRSLVAVGTPDYLSPEILQAVGGGPGMGSYGPECDWWALGVFAYEMFYGQTPFYADSTAETYGKIVHYKEHLSLPLVDAGVPEEARDLIQQLLCPPETRLGRDGAGDFQNHPFFFGLDWDGLRDSVPPFTPDFEGATDTCNFDVVEDGLTAMETLSDMREGMPLGVHLPFVGYSYSCMALRDEEVLGPTAMELEAEPLPEPPVQAPSPEPPMSPPEETAEAAVLEALPEAFPAVAAAAAAVEAQVTQVTQVTLRELQEALEEEVLTRQSLSQELEAIRTANQNFASQLREAEARNQDLEARVQQLQERMELLQAGADAAVTGVPSPRATDAPSHMAPRPWLGANARWWGQAPCTAATCCSLPGSLSLTYRRRVPCSSSPLLWLLPPPWAALGWWPAPTISPRSGASREPPSPPEP is encoded by the exons ATGTCAGCCGAGGTGCGGCTGAGGCGGCTCCAGCAGCTGGTGCTGGACCCTGGCTTCCTGGGGCTGGAGCCCCTGCTCGACCTTCTCCTGGGCGTCCACCAGGAGCTGGGTGCCTCCGACCTGGCCCAGGACAAGTATGTGGCCGACTTCTTGCAGTGGG tggAGCCCATCGCGGCGAGGCTTAAGGAGGCCCGACTGCAGAGGGATGACTTCGAGATTCTGAAGGTGATCGGACGCGGGGCGTTCAGCGAG GTAGCGGTGGTGAAGATGAAGCAGACGGGCCAGGTGTATGCGATGAAGATCATGAATAAATGGGACATGCTGAAGAGAGGCGAG GTGTCGTGCTTCCGCGAAGAGAGGGACGTGTTGGTGAACGGGGACCGGCGCTGGATCACGGAGCTGCACTTCGCCTTCCAGGACGAGAACTACTTG TACCTGGTCATGGAGTACTACGTGGGCGGGGACCTGCTAACGCTGCTGAGCAAGTTTGGGGAGCGGATCCCGGCCGAAATGGCGCGCTTCTATCTGGCCGAGATTGTCATGGCCATAGACTCAGTGCACCGGCTGGGCTATGTACACAG GGACATCAAACCCGACAACATCCTACTAGACCGGTGTGGCCACATCCGTTTGGCCGACTTCGGCTCCTGCCTCAAGTTGCGGGCAGACGGAACG GTGCGGTCGCTGGTGGCTGTGGGCACTCCGGACTACTTGTCCCCCGAGATCCTGCAGGCCGTAGGCGGTGGGCCTGGGATGGGCAGCTATGGGCCGGAGTGTGACTGGTGGGCGCTGGGAGTGTTCGCCTATGAGATGTTCTACGGGCAGACGCCCTTCTACGCCGACTCCACGGCTGAGACCTACGGCAAGATCGTGCACTATAAG GAGCACCTGTCTCTGCCGCTGGTCGATGCGGGGGTCCCTGAGGAGGCTCGAGACCTCATCCAGCAACTGCTGTGTCCCCCTGAGACGCGGCTGGGCCGGGACGGAGCAGGTGATTTCCAGAATCATCCTTTTTTCTTTGGCCTTGACTGGGACGGTCTCCGAGACAGCGTGCCCCCTTTTACGCCGGATTTTGAGGGTGCCACTGACACGTGCAACTTCGATGTGGTGGAAGATGGGCTCACTGCCATG GAGACGCTGTCTGACATGCGGGAAGGCATGCCACTGGGAGTCCACCTGCCATTTGTGGGCTACTCCTACTCCTGCATGGCCCTCAG GGACGAGGAGGTCCTAGGCCCCACGGCCATGGAACTGGAGGCCGAGCCATTGCCTGAGCCACCTGTGCAAGCGCCCAGTCCGGAGCCCCCAATGTCCCCACCAGAGGAAACG GCTGAAGCTGCGGTTCTGGAGGCCCTTCCGGAGGCCTTtccggcggtggcggcggcggcggccgcggtgGAAGCCCAGGTGACCCAGGTGACCCAGGTGACGCTGCGGGAGCTCCAGgaggccctggaggaggaggtgCTCACACGGCAGAGCCTGAGCCAGGAGCTGGAGGCCATCCGCACAGCTAACCAAAACTTTGCCAG TCAGCTCCGGGAGGCCGAGGCCCGGAACCAGGACCTGGAGGCGCGCGTCCAGCAGCTGCAGGAGCGGATGGAGCTGCTGCAGGCGGGGGCAGATGCAG cTGTCACGGGGGTCCCCAGTCCCCGGGCCACGGATGCACCTTCCCAT ATGGCCCCCAGGCCGTGGCTCGGGGCCAATGCCCGCTGGTGGGGCCAGGCCCCATGCACCGCCGccacctgctgctccctgccAGG GTCCCTAAGCCTGACCTATCGGAGGCGCGTTCCCTGCTCCAGTTCGCCGTTGCTCTGGCTGCTGCCGCCGCCTTGGGCTGCACTGGGTTGGTGGCCCGCGCCGACCATCTCGCCCCGGTCTGGCGCCAGCCGGGAGCCGCCTTCGCCCCCTGAACCCTAG
- the DMPK gene encoding myotonin-protein kinase isoform X4: protein MSAEVRLRRLQQLVLDPGFLGLEPLLDLLLGVHQELGASDLAQDKYVADFLQWVEPIAARLKEARLQRDDFEILKVIGRGAFSEVAVVKMKQTGQVYAMKIMNKWDMLKRGEVSCFREERDVLVNGDRRWITELHFAFQDENYLYLVMEYYVGGDLLTLLSKFGERIPAEMARFYLAEIVMAIDSVHRLGYVHRDIKPDNILLDRCGHIRLADFGSCLKLRADGTVRSLVAVGTPDYLSPEILQAVGGGPGMGSYGPECDWWALGVFAYEMFYGQTPFYADSTAETYGKIVHYKEHLSLPLVDAGVPEEARDLIQQLLCPPETRLGRDGAGDFQNHPFFFGLDWDGLRDSVPPFTPDFEGATDTCNFDVVEDGLTAMVSGGGETLSDMREGMPLGVHLPFVGYSYSCMALRDEEVLGPTAMELEAEPLPEPPVQAPSPEPPMSPPEETAEAAVLEALPEAFPAVAAAAAAVEAQVTQVTQVTLRELQEALEEEVLTRQSLSQELEAIRTANQNFASQLREAEARNQDLEARVQQLQERMELLQAGADAGP from the exons ATGTCAGCCGAGGTGCGGCTGAGGCGGCTCCAGCAGCTGGTGCTGGACCCTGGCTTCCTGGGGCTGGAGCCCCTGCTCGACCTTCTCCTGGGCGTCCACCAGGAGCTGGGTGCCTCCGACCTGGCCCAGGACAAGTATGTGGCCGACTTCTTGCAGTGGG tggAGCCCATCGCGGCGAGGCTTAAGGAGGCCCGACTGCAGAGGGATGACTTCGAGATTCTGAAGGTGATCGGACGCGGGGCGTTCAGCGAG GTAGCGGTGGTGAAGATGAAGCAGACGGGCCAGGTGTATGCGATGAAGATCATGAATAAATGGGACATGCTGAAGAGAGGCGAG GTGTCGTGCTTCCGCGAAGAGAGGGACGTGTTGGTGAACGGGGACCGGCGCTGGATCACGGAGCTGCACTTCGCCTTCCAGGACGAGAACTACTTG TACCTGGTCATGGAGTACTACGTGGGCGGGGACCTGCTAACGCTGCTGAGCAAGTTTGGGGAGCGGATCCCGGCCGAAATGGCGCGCTTCTATCTGGCCGAGATTGTCATGGCCATAGACTCAGTGCACCGGCTGGGCTATGTACACAG GGACATCAAACCCGACAACATCCTACTAGACCGGTGTGGCCACATCCGTTTGGCCGACTTCGGCTCCTGCCTCAAGTTGCGGGCAGACGGAACG GTGCGGTCGCTGGTGGCTGTGGGCACTCCGGACTACTTGTCCCCCGAGATCCTGCAGGCCGTAGGCGGTGGGCCTGGGATGGGCAGCTATGGGCCGGAGTGTGACTGGTGGGCGCTGGGAGTGTTCGCCTATGAGATGTTCTACGGGCAGACGCCCTTCTACGCCGACTCCACGGCTGAGACCTACGGCAAGATCGTGCACTATAAG GAGCACCTGTCTCTGCCGCTGGTCGATGCGGGGGTCCCTGAGGAGGCTCGAGACCTCATCCAGCAACTGCTGTGTCCCCCTGAGACGCGGCTGGGCCGGGACGGAGCAGGTGATTTCCAGAATCATCCTTTTTTCTTTGGCCTTGACTGGGACGGTCTCCGAGACAGCGTGCCCCCTTTTACGCCGGATTTTGAGGGTGCCACTGACACGTGCAACTTCGATGTGGTGGAAGATGGGCTCACTGCCATGGTGAGCGGGGGCGGG GAGACGCTGTCTGACATGCGGGAAGGCATGCCACTGGGAGTCCACCTGCCATTTGTGGGCTACTCCTACTCCTGCATGGCCCTCAG GGACGAGGAGGTCCTAGGCCCCACGGCCATGGAACTGGAGGCCGAGCCATTGCCTGAGCCACCTGTGCAAGCGCCCAGTCCGGAGCCCCCAATGTCCCCACCAGAGGAAACG GCTGAAGCTGCGGTTCTGGAGGCCCTTCCGGAGGCCTTtccggcggtggcggcggcggcggccgcggtgGAAGCCCAGGTGACCCAGGTGACCCAGGTGACGCTGCGGGAGCTCCAGgaggccctggaggaggaggtgCTCACACGGCAGAGCCTGAGCCAGGAGCTGGAGGCCATCCGCACAGCTAACCAAAACTTTGCCAG TCAGCTCCGGGAGGCCGAGGCCCGGAACCAGGACCTGGAGGCGCGCGTCCAGCAGCTGCAGGAGCGGATGGAGCTGCTGCAGGCGGGGGCAGATGCAG GTCCCTAA